The following are encoded together in the bacterium genome:
- a CDS encoding ribonuclease Z, with amino-acid sequence MKIKILGSAAGLAGLNRYNASILLQIGSSSYLIDAGEPCSATLYVSNYNIFSIKAVFLSHVHPDHIGGLAQLLSVFQMCSSPRGSYKFRPSDKYKVNLYLPEDSIEASKNFFDMSLGLSELRYDVNIIPIKEGEFFEDDRLRVSAFPNTHLQGQSSKSKTSYSFSFECRGKRIVYTGDIGKIEDIIPLLKDEIDLLITEGVHIPLEDLFSMLSKASIKKVVVTHFHPEFYTQEKKILEIGKRYLNCELLVAKDNSEIKI; translated from the coding sequence ATGAAAATAAAAATTTTAGGCTCTGCTGCGGGGCTGGCAGGGTTGAATCGGTATAACGCATCAATTCTTTTACAGATAGGGAGTTCTTCCTATCTTATAGATGCAGGTGAGCCGTGTAGTGCAACTTTATATGTCAGCAACTATAACATTTTTTCAATAAAAGCAGTTTTTCTCTCACATGTCCATCCTGACCATATAGGAGGTTTGGCCCAACTCCTCTCTGTTTTTCAGATGTGTTCAAGCCCGAGGGGTAGTTACAAATTCAGACCGTCTGATAAATATAAAGTGAATTTATACCTCCCGGAAGACAGCATAGAGGCCTCTAAGAATTTTTTTGATATGTCGCTTGGGCTCTCAGAACTCAGATATGATGTGAATATTATTCCCATAAAAGAGGGAGAGTTTTTCGAAGATGATAGGTTGAGAGTATCTGCGTTCCCAAATACTCATTTACAGGGACAATCTTCTAAATCAAAAACTTCCTATTCATTCTCTTTTGAATGCAGAGGAAAACGTATTGTTTATACTGGGGATATAGGAAAGATAGAGGATATAATCCCCTTATTAAAGGATGAAATTGACCTACTGATAACTGAGGGAGTTCATATACCTCTTGAAGACCTTTTTAGCATGCTAAGTAAGGCAAGTATTAAGAAGGTTGTTGTAACGCACTTTCATCCTGAGTTCTATACACAGGAGAAAAAAATACTGGAGATTGGAAAGAGGTATCTTAATTGTGAGTTGCTGGTTGCAAAGGATAATTCAGAGATAAAAATTTAA
- a CDS encoding glucosamine-6-phosphate isomerase, giving the protein MDLMSTIKGSLLENFFPQGWNIEKLDKCCDNPPESVTERQDWWNKKFEPVSCETLSDFDTMMGHEIAIEIKRARDEGRKIAFILPVGPMGMYKWAVYFLKEWNVDCKHVYGFNMDEWSDRQGNTLPSDNIGAFQNAMQQALYGPLGDLTVPKNQRHFALKNILPTYAEKIGQLKEEGAKLIVVFGIGRMFHIAFWEPHFAGEFSGEEEWKKQEYRLGAKLHPLTIEQNAITSFKSRTTLVPCFANTIGPGLFLKADKIIGGCDGTLGRGMMWQGLSLWVTLRHGPNIWIPSSFMPTLAGKLFFLKELAGPLVADCN; this is encoded by the coding sequence ATGGATTTAATGAGCACAATTAAAGGATCTTTGTTAGAGAATTTCTTCCCGCAAGGGTGGAATATTGAGAAACTGGATAAATGTTGTGATAATCCCCCGGAGTCAGTTACTGAGCGTCAGGATTGGTGGAACAAGAAGTTTGAACCTGTTTCATGCGAAACCTTGAGTGATTTTGATACTATGATGGGTCATGAAATAGCTATAGAGATTAAAAGGGCAAGAGATGAGGGCAGAAAAATAGCGTTTATATTGCCTGTTGGCCCTATGGGAATGTATAAATGGGCTGTTTATTTTCTGAAGGAATGGAATGTGGATTGTAAACATGTTTATGGATTTAATATGGATGAATGGAGCGATAGACAGGGGAATACGTTGCCTTCTGATAATATAGGAGCTTTTCAAAATGCAATGCAGCAAGCTTTATATGGACCGCTCGGTGATCTGACTGTTCCAAAAAACCAACGACATTTTGCGCTTAAGAATATTCTTCCCACATATGCTGAGAAGATAGGACAGCTCAAAGAAGAGGGGGCAAAACTCATAGTTGTTTTTGGTATTGGAAGAATGTTTCATATCGCTTTTTGGGAGCCGCATTTTGCCGGCGAATTTTCAGGAGAGGAAGAATGGAAGAAGCAGGAATACAGATTGGGAGCAAAACTACATCCTTTGACCATAGAACAGAACGCAATAACCAGTTTTAAGAGCCGCACAACTCTGGTTCCATGTTTTGCCAATACAATTGGTCCGGGTCTATTCCTCAAAGCGGATAAAATAATCGGCGGATGTGATGGGACATTAGGTAGGGGAATGATGTGGCAGGGATTATCTCTCTGGGTTACTTTAAGACACGGGCCAAACATCTGGATTCCTTCCAGTTTTATGCCTACTTTGGCTGGGAAACTCTTCTTTCTTAAAGAGCTTGCAGGCCCACTGGTAGCAGACTGTAATTAA
- a CDS encoding PIG-L family deacetylase, producing the protein MKIFGIGMHPDDVEFIMAGTLALLKKKGHKITIATVGSGDMGSVEYVPADLSRKRYAEAKSSAELLGAEYISCGISCLHVVFDNPTRFMVTEMIRKVDPDIVITMSPQDYMKDHEITADLVWDGCFNAPIPNYHTALVNPAKATSKIPYLYYGDSLDLKDRFGNPVHPEFFVDIKDVMETKTSMLRKHESQRSWLKRQHGMDKYTETMKEISSRRGKEIGIKYAEGFRQHKGHPFPQDNILEKLLKNKVKYKKQDNGG; encoded by the coding sequence ATGAAGATTTTTGGTATTGGAATGCATCCTGATGATGTAGAATTTATTATGGCTGGAACTCTTGCTCTACTGAAGAAAAAAGGGCATAAGATAACCATTGCAACCGTGGGTTCAGGGGATATGGGGTCTGTTGAGTATGTTCCAGCAGACTTGAGCAGAAAACGGTATGCGGAAGCTAAGTCATCAGCAGAACTGCTTGGGGCAGAATATATTAGCTGTGGCATATCCTGTTTACATGTTGTGTTTGATAATCCAACAAGATTTATGGTTACAGAAATGATACGAAAAGTGGACCCTGATATTGTTATTACCATGTCTCCTCAGGATTATATGAAGGATCATGAGATAACTGCTGATTTAGTGTGGGACGGATGTTTCAACGCACCAATTCCCAATTATCACACTGCCTTAGTAAATCCAGCAAAAGCGACATCCAAGATTCCATATCTATATTATGGAGATTCTCTGGATTTAAAGGATAGATTTGGCAATCCTGTGCATCCTGAATTTTTTGTAGATATTAAAGATGTAATGGAAACCAAAACAAGCATGTTAAGGAAACATGAAAGTCAACGCTCCTGGTTGAAAAGACAGCACGGTATGGACAAATACACAGAGACTATGAAGGAGATTTCAAGCAGAAGAGGAAAAGAAATTGGCATAAAATACGCCGAAGGATTCAGACAGCATAAAGGACATCCGTTCCCTCAGGATAATATCTTAGAGAAGTTGTTAAAGAATAAGGTTAAATATAAGAAACAAGATAATGGAGGATAA
- the ricT gene encoding regulatory iron-sulfur-containing complex subunit RicT, which translates to MHKIIQVRICKDRTLWLDIGNTVARYNDYCLIEVDGDKYYAKIVSGIQEVADCICSKERGQIIRVATESDISQIQDIFEREKKALAICLEKVAKHNLPIRVIDAKYIHEGNKIIFHFVADDRVDFRDLLKDIEHTLKTRIELRQVGVRDRAKNIAGYCGHCGRVLCCASFIKEFQAVTIQNAKSQNFHLDPSKISGLCGRLMCCLRYESKSYQEMKKSFPKIDATVDTEYGQGKVVDLNILRSSVTVELESGKRYEHKIK; encoded by the coding sequence ATGCATAAAATAATCCAGGTTAGGATTTGCAAAGACAGAACATTATGGCTTGATATTGGCAACACTGTTGCCAGGTATAATGATTACTGTCTAATAGAAGTAGATGGCGATAAATATTACGCTAAAATTGTATCAGGGATACAAGAGGTAGCTGATTGTATATGTTCTAAAGAGAGAGGGCAAATCATTAGAGTTGCCACAGAGAGTGATATAAGTCAGATACAGGATATATTTGAGCGAGAGAAAAAGGCATTAGCAATATGTTTAGAAAAAGTAGCCAAACATAATCTTCCAATTAGAGTTATAGATGCAAAGTACATACATGAGGGAAATAAAATAATATTCCATTTTGTGGCAGACGATAGAGTGGATTTTAGAGACCTGTTAAAAGACATTGAGCATACATTAAAAACAAGAATAGAATTAAGACAAGTGGGCGTACGAGATAGAGCAAAAAATATTGCAGGATATTGTGGGCATTGCGGGAGGGTTCTTTGTTGTGCAAGTTTCATTAAGGAGTTTCAGGCAGTTACCATTCAAAATGCTAAATCTCAGAATTTTCACTTAGACCCCTCAAAAATATCAGGCTTATGTGGTCGCTTGATGTGTTGCCTGAGATATGAATCAAAGTCGTATCAAGAGATGAAAAAGTCTTTTCCTAAAATAGATGCAACGGTAGATACAGAATATGGGCAGGGGAAGGTGGTTGATTTAAATATACTCAGAAGCAGTGTTACTGTGGAATTAGAGAGTGGGAAAAGATACGAACATAAGATAAAATAG
- the holB gene encoding DNA polymerase III subunit delta': MSFNDIIGQEIAVGLLRNSLKHGRIPHAYLFIGPHGVGKRLAAVNLAKALNCDGSSEIPCDRCVCCKKIDASIHPDVKCIYPTGSSLSITIDNIRELRTQISFKTYEGKKKVYIIAEAENMTIQAANCLLKTLEEPPENSVLILTSTSLHLLLRTIVSRCQAVPFNRIELHRIEGFLVEHHRVDKSLAHFIANLSQGSLGEALELKDDTQIPLAKSRLMDMLSRLKNEDVISLVGEFNSEWSRDVREYRNKLHMSLDMLTTCLRDIAILKQAGEQVSLINLDISEDLRQLENKFSLSQIERFLNTITDMKTYVRNNVSSQLILEKLFLDIQGKVDA, encoded by the coding sequence ATGTCGTTTAATGATATTATCGGGCAGGAAATAGCTGTCGGGCTTTTGCGGAATTCGTTGAAACATGGAAGAATTCCTCATGCTTATCTGTTCATTGGCCCACATGGAGTAGGTAAAAGGTTGGCAGCAGTTAATCTTGCCAAAGCATTGAATTGTGACGGGTCTAGTGAGATTCCTTGTGATAGATGCGTATGTTGCAAAAAGATAGATGCTTCTATACATCCGGATGTGAAATGCATTTATCCAACAGGGTCTTCTTTATCTATAACAATTGATAATATTAGAGAATTAAGAACACAAATATCATTTAAAACATATGAGGGTAAGAAAAAAGTATATATTATTGCAGAAGCAGAAAATATGACTATTCAAGCTGCAAACTGCCTTTTAAAAACTTTGGAGGAACCACCTGAAAATTCCGTATTAATCTTAACCTCTACAAGCTTGCATCTGCTTTTACGGACCATAGTTTCACGCTGCCAGGCAGTTCCTTTTAACAGGATAGAGCTTCATAGAATTGAGGGCTTTTTAGTAGAACATCATAGAGTAGACAAATCTCTTGCTCATTTCATAGCCAATTTATCACAGGGTAGTTTAGGAGAGGCACTTGAGTTGAAGGATGACACACAAATACCTCTTGCAAAGAGTAGGTTAATGGATATGCTTAGCAGGTTGAAGAATGAAGATGTGATTAGCCTTGTAGGAGAATTTAATAGTGAGTGGAGCAGAGATGTTAGAGAATATAGAAACAAGTTGCATATGAGCTTAGACATGCTTACAACATGCCTCAGAGATATTGCAATCTTGAAGCAGGCTGGAGAACAAGTTTCTCTTATTAATTTGGATATTAGCGAGGATCTTAGGCAATTAGAGAATAAATTTTCTCTGTCGCAGATTGAAAGGTTTTTGAACACAATTACTGACATGAAGACGTATGTAAGAAACAATGTCAGTTCCCAGCTTATTCTGGAGAAGTTGTTTTTAGATATACAAGGAAAAGTAGATGCATAA
- the tmk gene encoding dTMP kinase, protein MKKGFLLTLEGPEGSGKSTHSRLLAGYLTQKGIKTYCTREPGSTALGEKMRQLLLSPLYKNMSVRTELLLYEAARAQHVDEIIIPALEKNITVICDRFYDATFAYQGYGREIDLSIIKNINDFAVNKIKPALTILLDIDVNIGLEKSLHLSKDSFPRGESDRIEQEDIEFHKRVREGYLNLARREPVRIKVVTVKSEISETQLEIQKHIDDLLRRNSYVV, encoded by the coding sequence ATGAAAAAAGGGTTTTTATTAACATTGGAGGGGCCTGAGGGTAGTGGGAAATCTACGCATTCCAGGTTGCTCGCTGGTTATCTTACTCAGAAAGGGATTAAGACTTACTGTACAAGAGAGCCGGGCAGCACAGCATTAGGAGAAAAAATGAGGCAATTACTGCTCTCTCCGTTGTACAAGAATATGTCAGTAAGAACCGAATTGCTACTGTACGAAGCAGCACGGGCACAGCATGTTGATGAGATTATTATTCCTGCATTAGAAAAAAACATTACTGTAATTTGTGATCGTTTCTATGATGCTACATTTGCATATCAAGGGTATGGAAGGGAAATAGATCTGAGTATTATAAAGAACATAAATGACTTTGCTGTAAACAAGATAAAACCAGCCCTGACAATTCTTTTGGATATTGACGTGAATATTGGGTTAGAAAAATCTCTGCACTTATCAAAGGATTCCTTTCCAAGAGGGGAGAGTGATAGGATTGAACAGGAAGATATTGAATTTCATAAAAGAGTGCGGGAAGGATATCTTAATCTTGCTCGAAGAGAGCCAGTACGCATAAAAGTAGTTACAGTAAAAAGTGAAATCAGTGAGACACAGTTAGAAATCCAGAAGCATATAGATGATTTATTGAGAAGAAATAGTTATGTCGTTTAA
- a CDS encoding SurA N-terminal domain-containing protein, with product MLKSIRKNMKPIMWITALSFLATIFFAWGMGVTSKARTNITVAKVNGVAIKYEEFRYALTATERNYRRMYGDQFDRIKKNMDMDNQVLNQLIDQKLLMQEIKKQRIKISDKEIIDRIKQDPVFKNKKGGFDKAKFEQYVNGIPASQWQEIENGIKKSLALEHLWKRITDPVIISDKKILDEFMLKNEKVKINYICFRVDEFKTQVSVNDEDIAEYFSKNKTEFKQPDRVNTEYVLIKPEPFKEKTEVSDDEIRKYYAENKQEFEVVDKKPKEIKLLEEVRAQIKEKLTKEKAEQLAQERAYDLSIDLGEENKWEEILKKENLLSKQTGYFAEGEEILEIGYSREFSQSAFSLGKDDISDPIKTAKGFCILRLVDLKPSYIPEQIEEVKEDVRKRLTALKSKELAEKKADEFIEKSQSAKNIEKLAKKFGYEVKQTDFFERGVYTKDIGYAPKLIAEAFLLKKGDVKKASESQDVFVIELVERKAADKGEFNTQKEQIKQTLLQKKKQSVYEKWFKNLKQEAKIVNNLDEIRRAQ from the coding sequence ATGCTTAAGTCTATAAGAAAAAACATGAAGCCGATAATGTGGATAACAGCATTAAGCTTTCTGGCTACAATATTCTTTGCATGGGGAATGGGTGTAACATCGAAAGCAAGAACAAATATTACCGTGGCAAAAGTAAATGGAGTTGCTATCAAGTATGAAGAGTTTAGATATGCTCTAACAGCTACGGAAAGAAATTATAGAAGAATGTATGGAGATCAGTTTGACAGAATCAAAAAAAACATGGACATGGATAATCAGGTTCTAAATCAATTGATAGATCAAAAGCTTCTTATGCAGGAGATAAAGAAACAGCGCATAAAAATCTCAGACAAAGAGATTATAGATAGGATAAAACAAGATCCAGTATTTAAAAACAAGAAAGGCGGGTTTGATAAGGCAAAGTTTGAACAGTATGTAAATGGCATCCCTGCTTCTCAGTGGCAAGAGATTGAGAATGGGATTAAGAAATCTCTTGCGCTCGAGCATCTTTGGAAAAGAATCACTGATCCAGTTATAATAAGCGACAAGAAAATTTTAGACGAATTTATGCTAAAAAATGAAAAAGTAAAAATCAACTATATATGCTTCCGTGTAGACGAGTTCAAAACGCAGGTATCTGTGAATGATGAAGATATTGCTGAATATTTTTCTAAAAACAAAACTGAATTCAAGCAGCCTGATAGGGTTAATACAGAATACGTGCTTATCAAACCAGAGCCCTTTAAAGAAAAAACCGAAGTTTCAGATGATGAAATTAGAAAATATTATGCAGAGAATAAACAGGAATTTGAAGTAGTTGATAAAAAGCCTAAAGAAATTAAGCTTCTAGAAGAAGTAAGGGCTCAGATAAAAGAGAAACTTACAAAAGAAAAAGCAGAGCAATTAGCTCAAGAAAGAGCTTATGATCTCTCTATTGACCTGGGTGAAGAAAATAAATGGGAAGAGATACTAAAAAAAGAGAATCTCTTATCAAAGCAGACCGGGTATTTTGCAGAAGGAGAAGAAATCCTAGAGATAGGCTATTCCCGCGAGTTTTCCCAAAGCGCATTTTCTCTTGGCAAAGATGATATAAGCGACCCGATTAAAACGGCTAAAGGGTTTTGCATATTAAGACTTGTGGATCTAAAGCCATCCTACATACCCGAGCAGATAGAAGAAGTAAAGGAGGATGTCCGTAAAAGGTTAACTGCTCTTAAATCAAAGGAACTAGCTGAGAAAAAAGCAGATGAGTTCATCGAAAAATCTCAATCAGCAAAGAATATCGAAAAGTTAGCAAAAAAGTTTGGTTATGAGGTTAAGCAAACAGATTTCTTTGAAAGAGGAGTGTATACAAAAGACATTGGATATGCCCCTAAACTCATAGCAGAAGCGTTCCTTCTTAAAAAAGGTGATGTAAAAAAAGCATCAGAATCGCAAGATGTATTTGTAATAGAACTTGTTGAGAGAAAAGCTGCTGATAAAGGAGAATTTAATACACAGAAGGAGCAAATTAAACAGACTCTGCTGCAAAAAAAGAAGCAGTCGGTATATGAGAAATGGTTCAAAAACCTAAAACAGGAAGCAAAGATTGTAAATAATCTTGATGAAATACGACGTGCACAGTAA
- the rnr gene encoding ribonuclease R, with translation MKYDVHSKKSRRYTTPKITDPIKHILEEFKISQNFPKPVIEECENIDPFISKEEIKKRRNLTELTCFTIDPEDAKDFDDAVSIEKTENGGFLLGVHIADVDHYVNKNKHIDSQALSRGTSIYLSDRVIPMLPSKLSEDLCSLKPDENRLTLTVMIKIDAQGNIREYEIFESLIKSKARLSYESAEELIHSNEASKNAEISSSLKIMYKLSKILDKKRLDRGYIDFDIPEVKISLDGNGKVFDIQKKKRLSSHVLIEEFMLLANQCVAEYITKNKVPMIYRVHETPDDLKIKDFALLAKTLNYRFDQNKSKNPKYIQGFLHKTNGEKHHALISQIILTCMQKAIYSTKNVGHFGLALNCYTHFTSPIRRYPDLIIHRILKNKFKNRIDNLPEIAGIASEREQIAVNIERETIKLKQVEFMKNRLGDIFEGVISGVQPYGLFVELNDTLAEGLVHVSALKNDYYTFSEKQFALVGKRTKRRFQLGDSVKVQVVRVDSNKRLIDFILLDDKERN, from the coding sequence ATGAAATACGACGTGCACAGTAAAAAATCCCGTAGATACACCACTCCGAAGATAACTGATCCTATCAAGCATATTTTAGAGGAATTCAAGATATCCCAAAATTTCCCAAAACCAGTAATAGAAGAATGTGAAAACATTGATCCATTTATTTCTAAAGAAGAAATTAAAAAACGCCGCAACCTAACAGAGCTTACATGTTTTACAATAGACCCTGAAGATGCAAAGGATTTTGATGATGCAGTATCTATTGAAAAAACTGAGAATGGAGGTTTTTTACTAGGCGTTCATATAGCGGATGTTGATCATTATGTAAATAAAAATAAGCATATAGACAGCCAGGCTCTTTCCAGAGGAACAAGCATATATCTTTCCGATAGAGTGATTCCGATGCTGCCTTCCAAGCTTTCTGAGGATCTGTGCAGCTTAAAGCCTGACGAGAACAGATTAACTTTAACAGTTATGATAAAAATAGATGCACAGGGCAATATTAGAGAATACGAAATCTTTGAAAGCTTAATTAAAAGCAAGGCAAGGTTATCCTATGAATCCGCAGAGGAATTAATACATTCCAACGAGGCAAGTAAAAACGCAGAAATATCATCATCCTTAAAAATTATGTACAAACTAAGCAAGATATTAGATAAAAAAAGATTGGATAGAGGATACATTGACTTTGATATCCCTGAGGTTAAGATCTCACTTGATGGGAATGGGAAAGTCTTTGATATTCAAAAGAAGAAGAGATTATCCAGCCATGTTTTGATCGAGGAATTTATGCTTCTTGCAAATCAGTGTGTAGCAGAATACATTACTAAAAATAAGGTTCCTATGATCTATCGCGTTCATGAAACTCCTGATGATTTAAAAATAAAGGACTTTGCATTGCTTGCAAAAACGCTGAATTACAGATTTGATCAAAATAAATCTAAAAATCCGAAATATATACAGGGATTTCTACATAAAACAAATGGGGAAAAGCACCATGCTCTTATTAGCCAGATTATTTTAACATGTATGCAAAAAGCAATATATTCTACCAAGAATGTCGGGCACTTCGGGCTTGCATTAAACTGCTATACTCATTTCACATCCCCTATCAGACGCTATCCCGATTTAATTATTCACAGAATTCTTAAAAACAAGTTCAAAAACCGAATAGATAATCTTCCTGAGATTGCAGGCATTGCTTCTGAAAGAGAACAAATAGCTGTCAATATAGAAAGAGAGACAATTAAGCTAAAACAAGTTGAGTTTATGAAAAATAGACTTGGGGATATATTTGAAGGCGTAATATCCGGTGTTCAGCCCTATGGCTTGTTTGTTGAGCTTAATGATACTCTTGCTGAAGGGCTTGTTCATGTAAGCGCATTAAAGAACGACTATTATACGTTCTCTGAGAAA